The following coding sequences are from one Fimbriiglobus ruber window:
- a CDS encoding ThuA domain-containing protein, with product MKLPLAAVLLLGLFHVSPTVAAEPWADPKLTVRDGLELWLDAARATGAEKPPADNRLARWSDASGKGRHLTQSRDDARPVRIPFGGVAIVRFDGIDDHLRAVKQATELDAFTVIVVGIPRTNPGPFRGMLAFNAAGQRDYLSGLNIDFGPTATPRFSVLNAEGRGFGGARNLRTGDSPFGQLTTIELASDAGGKKVALAVDGKREGERPRTDGRVSLDEITVGSRFYNNGPGDQRADGFARYDVAEVLVYNRTLSADERAVVYGYLDAKYAALKAAPPPDAAGRGDALVPVKNPPPVQVFVPGFAVRELPVDLTNINNVKYRPDGTLVVLGYDGNIWLLRDTDGDGVEDKATLFWENKNALSSPIGMDLTPPGYKLGTGVFVASKGKCVLVVDTDGDGKADKEITVAGGWTEFSVNIDVTGVAVDPKDGSVWFGRGTPNYSNGYLLDKNGVAKYSLADERGTIQRVSPDFKTREVVATGIRFPVGMRFNRHGDLFATDQEGATWLPNGNPLDELLHIQKGRHYGFPPRHPKYLSGVIDEPSTFDYGPQHQSTCGLNFNEPVTPGGPTFGPKDWAGDVFVTGYSRGKLFHTKLAKTAAGYVARTDLFACLNMLTVDACVSPDGGLIVACHSGGPDWGSGPRGKGKLYKLTYTDREQPQPVLAWASGPREVRVAFDRPLDPESLKDAVRQTKLTAGPFVRAGDRFESLWPGYAVVQAEKAAPRFDVPVHSVQLTADRRTLVLATDPLAAAVHYALTLPGPVRSSKDALPQHPQIDLAFDLSGCEATWTDKAGKVTWQGWLPSFDLTVARRFTSGSADHDALWKAMTAPGELTLAGKLNLTNMLRPAVQPGSRLDHEWPTERVTVSFTSTSPPTVEVKGATPKTDGKTTAFTIQPETDKLTPFRLRLPADGPPADLAAAWHTNEDERQRPWMINRVLLPWADTSAKTFEQTPARPAAELEGGSWARGRAVFFSEQAGCSKCHTVHGRGGSIGPDLSNLVHRDYASVLRDITLPSFAINPDYLTYIVALKDGRTLTGVVQTAGTKIRVADTKGVTTEVDRDDIDSMKPSAVSTMPDGLPATLGPERMKDLLTYLLTMPVSMPRDYAGAWPKPRLVAEVNAALAGAPTPPEKTRPIRVVLVARPKDHGPGEHDYPAWQKAWKELLGSAAGTEVITAWEWPAKEEFGKADVMVFFQHGDWNRQRAADVDAFLERGGGLVYVHWAIDGRKEGPEFAKRIGLAGMGSIGFRHGGLTLDVNRATNHPILRNFDKLPLIDETYWKMTGSLKEATVLATAVEEKEPQPQLWSLERGRGRVFVSIPGHYSWTFDDPLFRLLLLRGIAWTAKEPVDRFNDLVWPGAHVAK from the coding sequence ATGAAACTCCCCCTCGCGGCCGTATTGCTTCTCGGTCTCTTCCACGTTTCTCCCACCGTCGCGGCTGAACCGTGGGCCGACCCTAAGTTGACAGTCCGCGACGGGCTGGAACTCTGGCTCGACGCAGCCCGGGCGACCGGCGCCGAGAAGCCGCCCGCCGATAACCGGCTCGCTCGCTGGAGCGACGCTTCCGGCAAGGGAAGGCACCTGACTCAATCGCGCGACGACGCCCGGCCCGTTCGCATTCCGTTCGGTGGCGTGGCGATCGTCCGATTCGACGGCATCGACGATCACCTGCGGGCCGTGAAACAAGCGACGGAACTCGACGCATTCACCGTCATCGTCGTCGGCATCCCGCGGACTAACCCCGGCCCGTTCCGCGGAATGTTGGCGTTCAACGCCGCCGGCCAGCGCGACTATCTGAGCGGGCTGAACATCGACTTCGGTCCCACCGCCACCCCGCGGTTCTCCGTGCTGAACGCCGAAGGCCGCGGGTTCGGCGGCGCCCGGAATCTGCGAACCGGCGACAGCCCGTTCGGACAATTGACCACCATTGAACTCGCCTCGGATGCGGGGGGTAAAAAAGTCGCGCTGGCGGTCGACGGCAAGCGCGAAGGTGAAAGACCGCGGACCGACGGGCGGGTCAGCCTGGACGAGATCACCGTCGGTTCGCGGTTTTACAACAATGGCCCGGGCGACCAGCGGGCCGACGGGTTCGCCCGGTACGACGTGGCCGAGGTGCTGGTCTACAACCGGACCCTGTCCGCCGACGAACGGGCGGTGGTCTACGGATACCTCGACGCCAAGTACGCGGCGCTGAAAGCGGCCCCGCCGCCGGACGCCGCCGGTCGTGGGGACGCCCTGGTGCCGGTCAAGAACCCGCCGCCGGTGCAGGTGTTCGTTCCGGGGTTTGCTGTTCGGGAGTTGCCCGTCGACCTGACCAACATCAACAACGTGAAGTACCGCCCGGACGGCACCCTCGTCGTCCTCGGCTACGACGGCAACATCTGGCTGCTCCGCGACACCGACGGCGACGGCGTCGAGGACAAGGCCACCCTCTTCTGGGAGAACAAGAACGCCCTGTCGTCGCCCATCGGCATGGACCTGACGCCGCCCGGGTACAAGCTCGGCACCGGCGTGTTCGTGGCGTCCAAGGGCAAGTGCGTGTTGGTCGTGGATACGGACGGCGACGGTAAGGCCGACAAGGAAATCACCGTCGCGGGTGGGTGGACCGAGTTCAGCGTGAACATCGACGTGACCGGAGTAGCGGTCGACCCGAAGGACGGGAGCGTCTGGTTCGGCCGCGGCACGCCGAACTACTCGAACGGCTACCTGCTCGACAAGAACGGCGTCGCCAAATACTCCCTCGCGGACGAGCGGGGGACAATCCAGCGGGTGTCGCCCGACTTCAAGACGCGGGAGGTCGTGGCCACCGGCATCCGCTTCCCCGTCGGCATGCGGTTCAACCGCCACGGCGACCTGTTCGCCACCGACCAGGAGGGGGCCACCTGGCTGCCCAACGGCAACCCGCTCGACGAACTGTTGCACATTCAAAAGGGCCGGCACTACGGCTTCCCGCCGCGGCACCCCAAGTACCTGTCGGGCGTGATCGACGAGCCCAGCACGTTCGACTACGGCCCCCAACACCAGTCCACCTGCGGACTGAACTTCAACGAGCCGGTGACGCCCGGCGGACCGACGTTCGGGCCGAAGGACTGGGCCGGCGACGTGTTCGTAACCGGCTACTCCCGCGGCAAGCTGTTCCACACGAAACTCGCGAAGACGGCCGCCGGGTACGTCGCCCGTACCGACCTGTTCGCCTGCCTGAACATGCTGACGGTCGACGCCTGCGTGTCGCCCGATGGCGGGCTGATCGTCGCCTGTCACAGCGGCGGCCCGGACTGGGGCAGCGGACCGCGGGGGAAGGGGAAACTGTACAAACTCACTTACACCGACCGCGAGCAACCGCAACCGGTCCTGGCCTGGGCGAGCGGGCCGCGGGAAGTCCGTGTCGCGTTCGACCGGCCGCTCGATCCCGAATCGCTGAAGGACGCAGTACGCCAGACCAAACTGACGGCCGGGCCATTCGTTCGCGCCGGCGATCGGTTCGAATCGCTCTGGCCGGGCTACGCGGTCGTCCAGGCGGAAAAGGCGGCGCCCCGCTTCGACGTGCCGGTCCACTCGGTCCAGCTTACCGCCGACCGCCGCACCCTGGTGTTGGCCACCGACCCGCTAGCCGCGGCCGTCCACTACGCCCTGACCCTGCCCGGACCGGTCCGCTCGTCGAAGGATGCGCTTCCGCAACACCCGCAGATCGACCTCGCGTTCGATCTCTCGGGATGTGAGGCGACGTGGACGGACAAGGCCGGCAAGGTGACGTGGCAGGGTTGGCTGCCGAGCTTCGACCTGACGGTGGCCCGACGCTTCACCAGTGGCAGCGCCGACCATGACGCGCTCTGGAAGGCGATGACCGCTCCGGGCGAACTGACGCTCGCGGGAAAGCTGAACCTGACCAATATGCTCCGCCCGGCGGTGCAGCCCGGCTCGCGGCTCGACCACGAATGGCCGACGGAACGGGTCACGGTGAGCTTCACGTCGACCAGTCCGCCGACGGTGGAAGTGAAAGGAGCCACGCCGAAGACCGACGGCAAAACCACCGCGTTCACTATTCAGCCGGAAACAGACAAGCTGACGCCATTCCGGCTCCGCCTCCCCGCCGACGGCCCGCCGGCTGACCTCGCCGCCGCCTGGCACACGAACGAGGACGAGCGGCAGCGGCCCTGGATGATTAACCGCGTCTTGCTGCCGTGGGCTGACACGTCCGCGAAGACGTTCGAGCAGACCCCGGCCCGCCCGGCGGCGGAGCTGGAAGGGGGTAGTTGGGCCCGCGGCCGGGCGGTGTTCTTCAGCGAGCAGGCTGGTTGCTCCAAGTGCCACACCGTCCACGGCCGCGGCGGGTCGATCGGCCCCGACCTGTCGAATCTGGTTCACCGCGACTACGCCTCCGTCCTTCGGGACATCACCCTACCCAGCTTCGCCATTAACCCGGACTACCTGACGTACATCGTCGCCCTCAAGGACGGTCGGACCCTGACCGGCGTCGTACAGACGGCCGGCACCAAGATCCGGGTGGCCGACACCAAGGGAGTCACGACCGAGGTCGACCGCGACGACATCGATTCGATGAAGCCGTCGGCCGTGTCGACCATGCCCGACGGCCTGCCCGCCACGCTCGGGCCAGAGCGGATGAAAGACCTGCTGACCTACCTGCTCACCATGCCCGTCAGCATGCCCCGGGACTATGCCGGGGCGTGGCCGAAACCGCGGCTCGTGGCCGAGGTGAACGCCGCCCTCGCCGGCGCGCCGACGCCGCCCGAAAAGACGCGGCCGATCCGCGTGGTGTTGGTCGCCAGGCCGAAGGACCACGGCCCCGGCGAACACGACTACCCGGCGTGGCAGAAGGCCTGGAAAGAACTACTCGGGTCGGCGGCCGGTACCGAAGTTATAACCGCGTGGGAGTGGCCGGCGAAGGAGGAGTTTGGCAAGGCGGACGTGATGGTGTTCTTCCAGCACGGCGACTGGAACCGGCAGCGGGCGGCCGACGTGGACGCCTTCCTCGAACGGGGTGGCGGTCTGGTCTACGTCCATTGGGCGATCGACGGGCGGAAGGAGGGGCCCGAGTTTGCGAAGCGGATCGGGCTGGCCGGGATGGGCTCCATCGGCTTCCGCCACGGCGGTCTGACGTTGGACGTGAACCGGGCTACGAACCACCCAATCCTCCGCAACTTCGACAAGCTGCCGCTGATCGACGAGACTTACTGGAAAATGACCGGCAGCCTGAAAGAAGCCACTGTCTTGGCGACGGCCGTTGAGGAAAAGGAGCCGCAGCCACAATTGTGGTCGCTGGAGCGGGGCCGCGGGCGGGTGTTCGTCTCCATCCCAGGCCACTACTCCTGGACCTTCGACGACCCGCTCTTCCGTCTGTTGCTGCTCCGTGGCATCGCCTGGACAGCCAAGGAGCCGGTCGATCGGTTCAACGACCTCGTCTGGCCCGGGGCGCACGTGGCGAAATGA
- a CDS encoding M28 family peptidase — protein MAYRLLTVLCASLLIPTSPAGAADPPAATAADRIKAAVTYLASDRLEGRGPGTAGEELTTDYLSGEFKKAGLKPVGERGTYLQPVPLVRVVTSPQSTLKATKGAESLDIICDEEFSGTSHTQAGLEEFDAEAVFVGHGITAPEFGWDDYKDIDVKGKVVVLFTNEPPSDDPKFFGGKALTYYGRWTFKFEEAARRGAKACFIIHTPETAGYPYSVVRPLDGAQLKREPGQPALAFAGWLSRKAGDKLLGLSGRTVSDALKVADTKGFKAFSLGVNLKGHFPTRVENIISHNVVGMVEGSDPALKSEAVVFTAHWDHLGVGRAIVGDSIYNGAADNATGCALLLELARGWAAQSPKPKRSALFLAVTAEEKGLLGSKYYAQHPIVPLGKTALDLNFDMILPLGVPESIVVTGSERTTVWPTVQAAAKKHGLEIEADQRAHLGVFYRSDHFSMARAGVPAFSVAAGMKIKGKPDDFARQKLQEFNDKAYHSPQDEVRPDWDYSGFATLAGFALDVARQVADADHLPTWNPGDEFRPAREKSGVK, from the coding sequence GTGGCTTACCGATTGTTGACGGTTTTATGCGCCTCCTTGCTCATCCCCACATCACCGGCTGGCGCGGCTGATCCGCCTGCGGCGACTGCTGCCGATCGGATCAAGGCCGCCGTCACGTACCTCGCGAGCGACCGGCTCGAAGGCCGCGGGCCCGGTACGGCCGGCGAAGAACTGACCACGGACTACCTCTCGGGCGAATTCAAGAAGGCGGGCCTCAAGCCGGTCGGCGAACGCGGCACGTACCTCCAACCGGTCCCGCTCGTCCGGGTCGTGACCAGCCCTCAGTCCACCCTGAAGGCCACGAAAGGGGCCGAATCCCTCGACATCATCTGCGACGAGGAGTTTTCCGGCACCAGCCACACGCAGGCGGGACTCGAAGAGTTCGACGCCGAGGCGGTTTTCGTTGGCCACGGCATCACCGCCCCCGAGTTCGGCTGGGACGATTACAAAGATATTGATGTGAAGGGCAAGGTTGTCGTCCTTTTCACGAACGAGCCGCCCTCGGACGACCCCAAGTTCTTCGGGGGCAAAGCCCTCACCTATTACGGCCGCTGGACGTTCAAATTCGAGGAGGCCGCCCGCCGCGGGGCCAAGGCCTGTTTCATCATCCACACCCCGGAAACGGCTGGATACCCGTATTCCGTCGTCCGCCCGCTCGACGGCGCCCAGCTCAAGCGCGAGCCCGGTCAACCGGCACTCGCCTTCGCCGGCTGGCTCTCGCGCAAGGCGGGCGATAAGCTCCTCGGGCTTTCCGGCCGGACGGTTAGCGACGCCCTCAAGGTGGCCGACACGAAAGGGTTCAAGGCGTTTTCTCTGGGAGTGAACCTGAAAGGCCACTTCCCGACCCGCGTCGAAAACATCATCAGCCACAACGTCGTCGGCATGGTCGAGGGGAGTGACCCGGCACTCAAGTCGGAAGCCGTTGTGTTCACGGCCCACTGGGACCACCTCGGCGTCGGCCGGGCCATCGTCGGCGACTCCATCTACAACGGGGCGGCGGACAACGCCACCGGCTGCGCCCTCTTGCTCGAACTCGCCCGCGGGTGGGCGGCCCAGTCGCCGAAACCGAAGCGGTCCGCCCTCTTTCTGGCCGTCACCGCGGAGGAGAAGGGGTTGCTCGGGTCGAAGTATTACGCCCAGCACCCGATCGTCCCGCTGGGCAAGACCGCGCTCGACCTCAACTTCGATATGATCCTGCCGCTGGGCGTGCCGGAGTCGATCGTCGTGACCGGGTCCGAGCGAACGACCGTGTGGCCGACGGTCCAGGCCGCGGCGAAGAAGCACGGGCTCGAAATCGAGGCCGACCAGCGGGCCCACCTCGGCGTCTTTTACCGGTCAGACCATTTCTCGATGGCCCGCGCGGGCGTCCCCGCGTTTTCCGTCGCAGCCGGCATGAAGATCAAGGGCAAGCCGGACGACTTCGCCCGCCAGAAGCTACAGGAGTTCAACGACAAGGCGTACCACTCGCCCCAGGACGAGGTGCGGCCCGACTGGGACTACTCGGGCTTCGCCACGCTAGCCGGCTTCGCGCTTGACGTGGCCCGCCAGGTCGCCGACGCCGACCACCTGCCGACGTGGAACCCAGGCGACGAATTTCGGCCGGCCCGGGAGAAGAGTGGTGTGAAGTAA
- a CDS encoding COG1361 S-layer family protein, translating into MPPAFIRHTRLAMIPVVVACAAATGCLGGTYNPSYFPYYLPPGDVIQTHAKPAGLGYFANFDPKAIRLDLTPASCTLPTKTRHVLVATVVDKDGQPRRKRRVEWMIEGAGNIIEVDESGYLPGRGYKVDNKYAVSYTDFFEHKIARGSSDPRDDVTIGPGQTWCVVSSALEGVTTVTALAPEVYDKDRGTVTVKLTWADGAPGLPAPGPGFPAPTVSRSGDERTHATKLVHAGAKDEPLTFDVRAPKATAIGRETPIAFELANAAATATQPATLTATIPDGTEFVRGEPPPSSQQGRTFTWAAVAVPAGQTLTVTATVRPTKRGTFTVDAAVETADGYHAKHAAAIAADTAGLKVTAELPAQVGLQAPVSLDVAVANSGAVEADNVTVWVTLDASLAPASGASPVEVPVGSVPAGQTKHVQVPLTAKQLGHAVAKVNATADGGLTDKTEAATEVRKAATLAVAVSGPDQLALNLDGTWQVTVTNTGDVPATDVVARVTLPASVAGRTATDGGKLAGTDGAEWQIGTLAPNEKKAVRVTATADKVAPKASVAASVVAGVPGARTQAKGETSLTVIGQPALLLELADHPAAIPVGQKATIRITVRNRGTGTAKKLEVTATGADALKIVGGTGADRKPGTVNGATVTFTLDELPPGAAAVFVANLEAVAPGTARLQVDVRGDHLAQPLHEEQAARVTGGN; encoded by the coding sequence ATGCCACCCGCTTTCATCCGACACACGCGGCTCGCCATGATCCCGGTGGTGGTCGCATGCGCGGCCGCGACCGGGTGCCTGGGCGGGACGTACAACCCGTCGTACTTCCCGTACTACCTGCCCCCCGGCGACGTCATCCAGACGCACGCCAAGCCCGCCGGCCTGGGCTACTTCGCCAACTTCGACCCGAAAGCCATCCGCCTCGACTTGACCCCCGCTTCCTGCACCCTCCCGACGAAAACGCGGCACGTCCTCGTCGCCACTGTCGTCGACAAGGACGGACAACCGCGGCGGAAGCGGCGGGTCGAGTGGATGATCGAGGGGGCCGGGAACATCATCGAGGTGGACGAATCGGGCTACCTCCCGGGCCGCGGGTACAAGGTCGACAACAAGTACGCGGTCAGTTACACGGACTTCTTCGAACACAAGATCGCCCGCGGGTCGAGCGACCCGCGGGACGACGTCACCATCGGCCCCGGGCAAACGTGGTGCGTCGTCAGTTCGGCCCTCGAAGGCGTGACCACCGTGACGGCGTTGGCGCCCGAGGTTTACGACAAGGACCGCGGCACGGTCACGGTCAAGCTGACGTGGGCCGACGGCGCCCCCGGGCTCCCGGCACCCGGCCCCGGCTTCCCCGCCCCCACGGTCAGCCGGTCCGGGGACGAGCGGACCCACGCGACCAAACTCGTCCACGCCGGCGCGAAGGACGAACCGCTTACGTTCGACGTCCGCGCGCCGAAGGCCACGGCGATCGGGCGGGAAACGCCGATCGCCTTTGAACTGGCGAACGCCGCGGCGACCGCCACCCAACCGGCTACCCTGACCGCCACGATCCCGGACGGGACCGAGTTCGTCCGCGGGGAGCCGCCCCCGTCGAGCCAGCAGGGCCGGACGTTCACGTGGGCCGCCGTAGCGGTCCCCGCCGGGCAAACCCTGACCGTGACCGCGACCGTCCGCCCGACCAAACGGGGTACGTTCACCGTGGACGCCGCCGTCGAGACGGCCGACGGGTATCACGCGAAGCACGCGGCCGCCATCGCCGCGGACACGGCCGGCCTGAAAGTCACCGCCGAACTCCCGGCCCAGGTCGGCTTACAAGCCCCCGTTTCGCTCGACGTTGCGGTGGCGAACTCGGGCGCCGTCGAGGCCGACAACGTGACCGTCTGGGTGACGCTCGACGCGAGCCTCGCGCCCGCGTCTGGGGCGAGCCCGGTCGAGGTGCCCGTCGGGAGCGTGCCCGCGGGGCAGACGAAACACGTGCAGGTGCCGCTCACGGCGAAGCAACTCGGCCACGCCGTCGCCAAGGTCAACGCGACCGCGGACGGCGGCCTGACGGACAAGACGGAAGCCGCCACGGAGGTCCGCAAGGCCGCGACGCTCGCGGTCGCCGTGAGCGGGCCGGACCAACTCGCGCTGAACCTGGACGGCACCTGGCAGGTGACCGTGACCAACACCGGCGACGTGCCCGCGACCGACGTGGTCGCGCGGGTGACGCTACCGGCGTCGGTCGCCGGGCGGACGGCGACCGACGGGGGCAAGTTGGCCGGAACGGATGGAGCCGAATGGCAGATCGGCACGCTCGCGCCGAACGAAAAGAAGGCCGTCCGGGTGACGGCCACGGCGGACAAGGTCGCGCCCAAGGCGTCGGTGGCGGCGTCCGTGGTCGCGGGCGTCCCGGGGGCGCGGACCCAGGCGAAGGGCGAAACCAGCCTGACCGTCATCGGGCAGCCGGCGTTGCTCCTCGAATTGGCGGACCACCCGGCGGCGATCCCGGTCGGCCAGAAAGCGACGATCCGCATCACGGTCCGCAACCGCGGGACCGGCACGGCCAAGAAGTTGGAAGTGACGGCGACCGGGGCGGACGCACTGAAGATCGTGGGCGGAACCGGGGCCGACCGCAAACCCGGAACAGTCAATGGCGCGACGGTGACGTTTACCCTGGACGAACTCCCCCCGGGGGCGGCCGCGGTGTTCGTCGCGAATCTGGAGGCGGTCGCGCCCGGGACTGCCCGGCTCCAGGTCGACGTTCGCGGCGACCACCTCGCCCAACCGCTGCACGAAGAACAAGCCGCCCGCGTGACGGGCGGCAACTGA
- a CDS encoding DNA polymerase beta superfamily protein: MTTTDHDLDLNALALWGAERVPTALFWTVSGSHLYGFPSVDSDVDLRGCFLAPLRDVVGLREPPQTVEPKDVLAGREVEAVSHELGKYLRLLAKSNGYVLEQILSPIVVAGGDFLARLRPLARQCATRQSYHHYRGFLATQRKLMDKDPVLKAKTLLYAYRVVLTGVHLLRTGEVESYLPTLAEVYKLPFVPDLIERKKSAEFGPLTGTDVAWHRTELDRWENELDRAYADSCLPEAAPLDELNEFLIATRLPG, translated from the coding sequence ATGACTACCACCGACCACGACCTGGACCTGAACGCGCTGGCACTTTGGGGCGCCGAGCGGGTTCCCACCGCCCTCTTCTGGACCGTCAGTGGGTCGCACCTGTACGGCTTCCCGTCGGTCGATTCGGACGTCGACCTGCGCGGCTGCTTCCTCGCGCCCCTGCGAGACGTGGTCGGGCTCCGCGAGCCGCCGCAGACGGTCGAGCCGAAGGACGTGCTGGCCGGCCGCGAGGTCGAGGCGGTCAGCCACGAACTCGGGAAATACCTCCGCCTGCTCGCGAAGTCCAACGGGTACGTGCTGGAGCAGATCCTGTCGCCGATCGTCGTGGCGGGCGGCGACTTCCTGGCCCGCCTGCGGCCGCTCGCCCGGCAGTGCGCGACCCGACAGAGCTACCACCACTACCGCGGCTTCCTGGCCACACAGCGCAAGTTGATGGACAAGGACCCGGTCCTGAAGGCGAAGACGCTCCTCTACGCCTACCGCGTCGTCCTGACCGGCGTCCACCTGCTCCGCACGGGCGAGGTGGAGTCGTACCTGCCGACGCTGGCCGAGGTGTACAAGTTGCCGTTCGTCCCGGACCTGATCGAGCGCAAAAAGTCCGCCGAGTTCGGCCCGCTCACCGGCACGGACGTCGCCTGGCATCGGACGGAACTCGACCGCTGGGAGAACGAACTCGACCGGGCGTACGCCGACAGCTGCTTGCCTGAGGCGGCGCCACTCGACGAGCTGAACGAGTTCCTGATTGCGACGCGCCTGCCGGGATGA
- a CDS encoding DUF417 family protein, whose product MTGTVQKLFELAARADRVGVAVTRLGLIVVLLWIGGLKAFPYEADGIVPFVANSPFMSFWYADPGHYKAHKNPEGALVAENRAWHEANRTYLFAYGLGSVIVLYGLLLCTHPWLPQVAAVGSFLVFVMSFVTLSFLITTPECWVPSLGDTAHGFPYLSGAGRLVIKDAIMMGAALVTMADSAKAYLRTRTQVATVRDVAVAV is encoded by the coding sequence ATGACCGGCACGGTGCAAAAACTGTTCGAGTTGGCGGCGCGGGCGGATCGCGTGGGCGTCGCGGTGACGCGGCTCGGGCTGATCGTCGTCCTGCTCTGGATCGGCGGCTTGAAGGCGTTCCCGTACGAGGCGGACGGGATCGTGCCGTTCGTGGCCAACAGCCCGTTCATGAGCTTCTGGTACGCCGACCCGGGCCACTACAAGGCGCACAAGAACCCGGAAGGGGCGCTCGTGGCCGAGAACCGCGCCTGGCACGAGGCGAACCGCACCTACCTGTTCGCTTACGGCCTGGGCAGCGTGATCGTCCTCTACGGGCTCCTCCTCTGTACCCACCCCTGGCTGCCACAGGTAGCAGCCGTCGGCAGCTTCCTGGTCTTCGTCATGTCGTTCGTGACGCTGTCGTTTCTGATCACCACCCCGGAGTGCTGGGTGCCGTCACTAGGAGACACTGCCCACGGTTTTCCGTACCTGAGCGGGGCCGGGCGGCTGGTGATCAAGGACGCGATTATGATGGGGGCCGCACTCGTTACGATGGCAGATTCGGCCAAGGCGTACCTGCGAACTCGCACACAGGTCGCAACGGTGCGAGACGTGGCGGTTGCCGTGTAG
- a CDS encoding helix-turn-helix domain-containing protein has product MARAPETLYDPRNGDLSLKVTDWTLALDAEAPTRTNYFTIYWVRSGSGTFWADSGSYPFTAPALLFFVPYQYVRFAPTGPVEGVGVQFHANFLCIETYHEEVGCNGVLFNDLYGAPVVGLDGRHDREVGDLIGHIRRELTEGGLAHAEALLSYLKVFLIRATRLKRDQQGAAREAPAGRFPPDLTALRDLIETHYRKWHAPAEYAEALQADPKGLGKAVKAHLGKTLTELIRDRILKHAKWDLLHTLKPVKQVAHELGYTDELYFSRLFKRATGHSPAFFREYETAIRGGKNLSMPLPLPSIPLPPSDAQNIRSPAKES; this is encoded by the coding sequence GTGGCCCGGGCACCGGAAACACTCTACGACCCGCGGAACGGCGACCTCTCTCTCAAGGTCACCGACTGGACGCTCGCCCTCGACGCCGAAGCTCCCACCCGCACGAATTACTTCACCATCTACTGGGTCCGCTCCGGCAGCGGGACGTTCTGGGCCGACTCCGGTTCCTATCCGTTCACCGCGCCCGCGCTGCTTTTTTTCGTCCCGTACCAGTACGTTCGCTTCGCGCCGACGGGGCCGGTCGAGGGTGTCGGCGTCCAGTTCCACGCCAACTTCCTCTGCATCGAAACGTACCACGAGGAAGTCGGCTGCAACGGCGTCCTGTTCAACGACCTCTACGGGGCACCGGTCGTCGGCCTCGACGGGCGACACGACCGGGAAGTCGGCGATCTGATCGGGCACATCCGCCGGGAACTCACCGAAGGCGGTCTCGCCCACGCGGAAGCCCTGCTCTCGTACCTCAAGGTGTTCCTGATCCGGGCCACCCGCCTGAAGCGGGACCAGCAAGGGGCCGCCCGCGAAGCCCCGGCCGGCCGGTTCCCGCCCGACCTGACCGCCTTGCGAGATCTGATCGAGACCCATTACCGGAAGTGGCACGCCCCGGCGGAGTACGCCGAGGCGCTTCAGGCCGACCCGAAGGGGCTGGGCAAGGCGGTCAAGGCCCACCTCGGCAAGACGCTCACCGAACTGATCCGCGACCGGATTCTCAAGCACGCCAAGTGGGACTTGCTGCACACGCTCAAGCCGGTCAAGCAGGTCGCCCACGAACTCGGGTACACGGACGAACTCTACTTCAGCCGCCTGTTCAAGCGGGCGACGGGGCACTCGCCGGCCTTTTTCCGCGAGTACGAGACGGCCATCCGCGGCGGGAAAAATCTGTCCATGCCTTTGCCCCTTCCGTCCATTCCGCTGCCCCCCTCCGACGCCCAGAATATACGAAGTCCCGCGAAGGAATCCTGA
- a CDS encoding FeoB-associated Cys-rich membrane protein, producing the protein MDTQLIIVAAVVVLALAYVTRATWRTWFGPSEKTGCASGCGACKTTPVAASPEDRKRIALPQV; encoded by the coding sequence ATGGATACGCAGCTCATCATCGTCGCGGCGGTCGTCGTCCTCGCGCTGGCCTATGTCACGCGGGCGACGTGGCGGACGTGGTTCGGGCCGTCGGAGAAGACCGGGTGTGCGTCCGGGTGCGGGGCGTGTAAAACGACCCCGGTGGCGGCGAGCCCCGAAGACCGCAAGCGGATCGCTCTGCCGCAGGTGTAA